Below is a window of Edaphobacter dinghuensis DNA.
TAGCCAGCATATGCAGGCGAAGGCGATTGATATTCGCGTGCCGGGCGTCTCGACGGCCAGGCTGCGGAATGCGGCGCTGAGCCTGCATGAAGGCGGCGTGGGGTATTATCCGGTATCGAAGTTCGTGCACGTGGATGTGGGGCCGGTGCGGGAGTGGTCGTATGGGGTGCGGACGCGGCATCGTCGCTCGCGGGCTCGGGTAAGGGCGATTGGGGAGTAAGGCTAGCTTTTACTAACTGCCGCTGCGGTGGTGGAGTTGGCAGGAAGAACAGGCAAAGGCAGAGGCAAAATACAGGGATCTCTCCACTGCGCTGCGCTTCGGTCGAGATGACGTTTAGAGTGAGGAGCTTCGGGTAAATAAAAGGCCGCCATTGCTGGCGGCCTTCTTTGTTGTTGGTTTTGCGCGAAGCGCGGCTGCTGCATGCAATGCTAGTCGCCGGCTACGGTCTCTTCGGTTTCGACCTTGGGAGCGGCGGGCTTGATTTCGCCCAGGGAGATGAAGCCCGGAACTTCCTTCTCGCCCAGCACTTCCTTGCGGTAGAGCTTGGCCATCTTGGCGTTCTCGGCGTCCTGCTTGATCTTCGCGTCGCGGGCCCGGATCTTCTCTTCGCGGGCGTTCTTGGCGATACCGGACTTGTCGAAGGTATCGTTGGCCGCTGAGTTGACGTGGGCTTCGTTGAGCACGAGGTCGTACTTGGACTCCTTCTCCAGACCGACCTTCTTACCACCGGCGAAGATCTCGTGACGGCCATGCTCCTCGTACCACTTGGTGAGGGTGGAGGTCATGTGCATCTTCTCGATGATATTGCGCCAGCCTACGCCGGTGTTGTACGCGCAGAAGCTGATCTCACCCTCTTGTGTGGCATAGGGGATGATGCACTGCTCGGTGCGGCGGAAGTCGTAGTTGAAGAGGTCCTGGAACCACATGCCGGCGATGAAGAGGAAGTTCCAGCGGTCAGCGCGGCGCTTCTCGATGTCGGCCATGGTGCGGTCGCCGGTCACTTTGCCGTAGTCGCGGCCAGTGGCGCCGAAGCACTTGTCGAACTTCTGCAGCAGGTCCACGATCTTGAAGTGCGTCGGAGCCTTGGTGGGATCGTAGTTGCGCAGCAGCGCCAGCGAGACGCCGACGATGGAGAGGAACTTGCCGCGAGCAGCATCGTTGACGCGAGCGACGTCGCGGGCGAGCTGGGTGGCGTTGAGGAATGCTGTGACCGGAACAGCTTCCTTGGTCTCCTTGTCGATCATCAGCGCCATGCCGATACCGCAGTTCGGGTGGCAACCGCAGGAGAGCTGGCCCCAGTCGTGGTTCGGCCCGTGAACGAGGTCGGCCCAGTCGCTGAAGGTGCTCATAAAGGAGATGGGGAACCAGTCGCGGGTGCTCTCGCCGAGGCCGGTCTGGTTGCGGATGTCGTGCGCCAGGTGCGACAGCGTGTAGCGCTGAGCGGCGCGGCGCTCATCGGAGATATCCTCGTCGCGGCCAGTGAAGCTGACCGGCTGGAAGCTGAGGAAGTTGATCTTCTTCGGGTTGTCGAGCGCGAACTCGATGATGCGGCCAACCTGCTCGTTGTTGATGCCGTTGACGATGGTGGTGACGGGAACGATGTCCACGCCGGCCTCGTGCAGGTTATGGATGGCCTGGAGCTTGACGTCGAATGCGTTACCGACCTTGCGGTGCGAGTTGGCCGCGTTGCCGATACCGTCGAACTGGAGGTAGGCGTAGCGGAGACCGGCATCGGCGGCAGCCTTGGCGAACTCCTTGGACTTGGCGAACTCGATGCCGTTGGTTGCGGCCTGCACCGAGTTGTAGCCAACCTTGCGGGCGTAGGCGACAGCGTCGAGGAAGTACGGCGACAGCGTGGGCTCGCCACCCGAGAACTGCACGCTCATCTGACGACGCGGCTTGATGGTGATGGCGTTGTCGAGCATGGTCTTGATCTCGTCCCACGTAAGCTCGTGGACGAAGCCGACCTGGTTGGCGTCCATGAAGCAGGGGTCGCACATCATGTTGCAACGGTTGGTCAGGTCGATGGTCAGGACCGATCCGCGGCCGTGGGTCACGGTCGAGGTGCCGTGGTTGTGCAGCTTCTCGTCGTTGTGGGCACGGATGTCGCGGCCGGGGAAGACGTCTTCGAGGTGCTTCATCATCGGCGGGTCGATGGACATGACGTCCTCGAAGTGGCCGTGGATGGGGCAGTCCTTCACCATCAGGATCTGGTTATCGCGCTCGATGATCTGCGCCTTGATCTCACCGACCTTCTCGTTGAGAAGGATCTCGTGGGGCAGCTTGCCGTCGACGATCTGCTGGCGGATCTCAGGGATGCACTTGGGGCAGAGGGAGTCGGTGGTACGCGGCCAGCCGAGGGGCGGCTTCTCCTTCTGGTAGCTCTTGAGCAGAGGTTTGTCGCTCCACTTGGGGGTAAAGCTCTCGTTGGGGCTGATCGAGTTCAGCTTATTGAAGACAACCCAACCGGCCTTGGCTACCTGCGTGAGAGATTTCTCGAAGAACTTCGATGGCTTTGCTTGTGACATTGATTTCTGTCTCCTGACAGTGGCCTGAAGCGGAAGATATACACGTCGCTTCTTCCAGCCAATCTAACTATTTATCTTCCAGCCTACCTAGCTATTGCTTGGATGCGGAAGTGCACATCCAGGTGCCCATTTTGTGTCCCTTTTCCTAGCAGGCACAACAGCTTACGACGCTTTCAAGAGTACGATTTTGTCGCCAGACTTTGAACAACTGAACGCCGATTGGCGAGAATTTACATTGAATGGCGAATTCCGGCAGCGAAAGTGACTGCCCGGCAAAGCCGTTGGGTTTCACTTTCGTCTAAAAATGTGATCGGATGGGTGCCGGTTATCGCACCAGGAGAGTCTGATTCGGGATCGGGGTTGAATCTGCCAAATCTTGTCGAGCCTCAGGAATTGCTGCCGCGGGTTCCACCCGCATGGGTGACGGGGCTGGCGTGGCTTCCCTTTGGCATTGTGGTGGGGTTCACCATTACGGCGCTGCCGTTTCTGGTGACGAGGATGGGCGTCAGCCTGGACCGCGCCGCTGCCATGAGCGCGACGGTGATGACACCGACGTTCTGGGCGTTTCTGCTGAACCCGATCCTCGATGTTGGGCTGACGCGCAGAGCGTACTGCTGGCTGACGGCGCTGGTGGCGGCTGCCTGCATGGCTTCGGGGCTGTGGGTGCTCTCACCTGCGCGGCTGGGGGCGGCGACGATCCTGTTGCTGCTGGGAGAGCTGTCCATCGTGCTGTTCAGCTCGGCGCTCTTTGGATGGCAGACGGAGTTTGTGCCAGAACGGATGCGCGGCATGGTGGGCGGATGGACGAACGTCGCTAACCTTGGCGGAGGCGCGCTGGGGTCGCTGGCCATCATGTCGTTGGCCTCGCGGGTGGATGCTCGCTGGATTGGCCTTGGACTGATGGGTGCAATCCTTGTGGGGCTGGTGCCTGCGCTGTGGTTTCCGTCGCCGCATCAGTCGAAGTTTGGTCTGAAGCAGATCTTTGTGGACGCGATGAAGGCTACGTGGCAGGCCACCAAACAAAAGCAGTGCCTGGTGGGGTTTGCCCTGTTTCTTGCTCCGGCCAGTTCGCTTGCCGCCATCAATCTGTTCTCAGGCATTGGAAAAGACTTCCATGCCAGCGATCATGTAGTGATTCTGGTGACGGGTGCGGGATGCGCCATCACCGCTTCGATAGGGTCGCTGTTGGGAGGATGGGCGTCACACCGGTTCAACCGCGGCTATGTCTATCTCTTGTCGGGGATTCTTGGAGCGAGTTTTGGATTGATCGTCGCGTTTTTGCCTCATGTGCCGGCTAACTTTGTATGGCTGGCGCTGGCTTATAACGGCGTGGCGGGATGCAGCTATGCGGCGTTTACCTCGCTTTGCCTGCAACTGGTGGGGCACAGCAGTCCGGTGGCGAGCACGCAGCTTGGCCTGTTCTCGGCCTCGACCAACGGAGCGATTGTGTTTATGACGGCGATGGATGGGCTTGGGTATCGGCACTTTGGCGTGCGTGGGCTGCTGCTGACCGATGGGCTGATGAGCCTTGCGGCGGCGATACCGTTGCTGTTCCTGGTGCGACGTTATCTGCGTAGACCGTCTATTGACGATGTAACAGATGCTGTGGCACCTGATGCGGCAGCCGATGCGGCAATCAGCTAGCGACACTAGAACGTTGGGTTAACCCCTGCCTGCTGTTGGCTGGCGACCTGGTTGAGGATGCGCTGCACGAAGATGATGCGGATGCTGATGTGCTTGGCCACGTCGGGCAGAAATTCGGTGACGAGGTTGTTGGCAGGATCGGTTGCAAGCCCGGTGGCGATGCGCTGAATAGTGGATGCTGGATCGGCATGGATGCCGGGGACATACAGGTTGCTCAGCTCCGCGTTGATGGGATAACCGAGAAGGTTGGCGTAGTTGGGCATCAGGCTGCCGTCGTCGTGGTTGGCAACGAAGGTATGAGAGACGGCGTGCCCGAGCCGCCGTGGGATGCTTGCTTTGGGCATGCGGAAGTAGCGCGGGTCCTGATGCGCGATCGAAGGGATGAGAAAGGCGCCGAAGAACTCACCTGTCGCATCCTGCAGAAGGCTGACACCGGTATTTTTGCCGAAGCCTTTGAGGCCTGGGCCGTAGGGGCTATCGGGGTCGACGGCGATGGTAAAGCCGGAGAGGGCGACGATGGTGAGCAGATTGGCCGGGTCGGTAAGGTTATGGATCGCGAGGTAGCCCTTCTGTTTCGCCGTCAGCGGAATGATGAGGTTGGTATCGAGAAAGCGCTGGGAGGGATTGATGAGCTCGTTGCAAGGAACGTGAACCGGCACGATGGTTCGCGAGTGCGAAGGGATGGGGAGCATGGCGTGGCGCAGAGTGCAGGGTGCGACACCGCTGCCGTCGGTCCTGAGCGAGTTCTCGGCAACGGTGACAACGTCCTGCTGCTGCGAGAGAAGAGCGCTGGGAGCATCGGGCAAGGAGGCTTGCAGAGTACTGGTTTGGGCGCAGGTCGCTGCAGCAGTCCAAGCAACCGTCAAAACCAGGAGAGATCGAATCACCGTATAGCCCATCCGCTATGTTCTATAACCCCGGCGAGGTATGAGTCACTCGCTCTTTTTAATATGTGCAAGCTCGAGCGCGTCACCGAGAAATTCGCTGACGCCGAAGCCGATCATAGAGCCTCCAAGGGAAGCGCCGAATGTCAGCATGGTCTGGCTGGCACCGCGATTTCGTGCAGGATAATAGGCATTGGTCAGCGCCGCGGCTTCCAGATTTCCTGTGAACAGAGCCAGATTGGGTGTCGCACGACCGCTATCTGTCCTTGTGATGAAGAGGCGAGTCGCTGCGTACACGGCCCTCCGAGTAACGCTGTGGCCCCGGCCCATCCTGTAGTAGCGAGGATCTTCTCGCAAGATAGGAGCCATGACCGAGGTGCCGAAGATATCTTCACTGATATTGCGGATGGATGCTGCTCCCAGCCGCTGCCCGTAGGCTCCTTTGTCGGTACCATAGTTCGGAGTTTTATTTAAAAGCTGGGAAAATCCCGCAGAAAAAACCCAGCCCGTCATCGAGTACAAGGAGACCGAATCTTTTGCACCCAGCAAAAATTTGTCTTTATCGGTAAGAACAGGGGCCTGCTGGCCGGGAAGAACTAATTTGGACCAGCGCGAAGCTGTCGCCCTTTGCGGCGCACGTTGCGCTGTCGGCATGGCATCGGAGGAAGCCTCGGCTGAGGTGGAAGAGCTGTCGACTACTTCAACGCTGTTGTTGCCGATTGACCTGAATGCTTCCCCGGGCGCGTCGGGGAGCGCAGCCACTTCGGCATGCGGCGTAGCCTCCGGCTGCAATGCGGATTGCGCGAGTGCAACAGGCATTACCGCCACACTGAGCGCGAGAAGCAGTATGGATTGTCGTGCCGTGAAAGACTTTGAAATACGCTTTCCATTCAAAAGAAATAACCTCGAAGTCTTTCGGGAAAAAAGAGAACAAGCAGACTATATACGCGCAGATTCAGCGTATCTATACCTTTAAAAAGACGCGATTTTGAGGCCTCAGGTTGTACCCGCAAAGCCGGCATGGGCCTGCGATATGGCACCGTTACCACGTCGGCACTGCACGGCGAATATGCGGCAATCGCGGTTGACCGTGCATTTTATCCATCTTCATAATTAAAGAGTAGCGAGGCACGCATGATTCAAGGCTAGGGAGGTAGCGCATGGCTTTTGAAGATTCCACAGCCCCAAAGCGCCCCTGGGAACAGCGTCTGCACGAGGCCGGAACCCGTGTCGAGGAAGACCTTCGCCGCTTTGTGACCTACTTCAACGAAGAGATTGTGCCTGATGTGCGCCGCAACGGTTCCGCAGCGCTTCGTTCAGCGGCGGCAGAGTTGAACCGGCTGGCCCAGCGGATGGATGACACAGCGCGCAAGACTCCGCCGCAGGATGAGCCAAAATTTTGAGCCGCTCGCGCCTCGCTTACGCGGTTACCCTGTCAGCGCTGATGCTGCTGGCGAGCGGGTGTCACCGAGAGACGCCTCGCGCCTATCGCCAGCCTCCGCCGCCGGCGCTGCCGAGTGCGGACACCTCTAACCGCGCGAGCAATGCCCCAAGCCGCAATCGTGATCGTGACATGGAAGAGACTCCGCCGCAGCCTTATACGGAAGGCAGGCCGGTTTCGAGCGAGGTTGGACTGGCGAGCTGGTATGGGCCGCCCTACGCCGGACGCAAGGGTGCAGACGGTACTGTCTACGACCAGAATGCGATGACAGCGGCCCACCTGACGCTGCCGCTGGGAACGCTGGTGCGCGTGACGAACCTGACCACCAACCAATCTGCCGTCGTGCGCATTACCGACCGCGGGCCCTTTGTTCGCGGCCGCATCATCGACCTCTCGCTTGCGGCTGCCAAGGCGATCGGCGTCTATCGCGTCGGCGTCGCCAGGGTACGGGTCGAGGCGTTTGCCTCTGCTACGCCGCAGGTCGCCGGACGATGGTGCGTCCAGGTCGGTGCCTTCTCGCGCGAGAAGGATGCTGTGAAGCTGAAGGACCAACTGAGCCGCCGCTACACCACCGCCAAGGTGATTGAGTTTGCCGGGCCTACTGGCCATTGGGTTCGCATCAATCCATTGCAGCCCGACCGTACTCACGCCAACGAGGTCGCCGAGAGCATTCACTCCGCTGACCCCGATGCGCTGCCTTACATCGTCCGAACCAACTAATGTCTTCTATAGTTGTTGCGGACCATTTCTACATGAGAACTATGTAGAGAATTCTTTAACCAAGGGCCTGTTTATTTTCGATGACACTCTTCAGAACAAACTCTATCGCCCGTATCCTTCCCGCCTTCCTCTCAGCCTGCATGGCAGCGCAAGCATTTGCTGCACCATCAGCAGACAATGCCGCGCGGAAGCACGCACATGAGGCGGTGAACGTATTGCAGCAGTGGTACACGCCGCAGAGCGGGCTGTATCGCACAACAGGATGGTGGAATTCCGCCAACGCGATCACCGCGCTTGCGAACTACAGCCGCATGAGCCACACGAAAAAATATCTGCCCATCTTTGCGAACACGCTGCACGCCGCGCAGACTGGACATGATGGATTCCCGGGATTCATCAACGACTACTATGACGACGAAGGCTGGTGGGCGCTGGCCTGGATCGATGTCTATGATCTGACCGGAAAGACTGAGTATCTTCAGGCTGCAGGCTCCATCTTCGACAACATGCAAAAGGGATGGGAGACCGAGACCTGCGGCGGAGGCGTGTGGTGGAGCAAAAAGAGCAAGGATAAAAATGCGATTGAGAATGAGCTGTTTCTCGCAGTTGCTGCTTCGCTGGCAAACCGCGCAAAGATGCCTGAAGATCGCCAGAGATATCTAAGCTGGGCGCAGAAGGAGTGGGTCTGGTTTCGTGACTCGGGCATGATCAACGGGGAGCACCTGGTCAACGATGGGCTCAACATCTCGAACCCGGCGCACTGTACGAACAATGGCAAGGCGACCTGGAGCTATAACCAGGGCGTGATTCTTGGTGCGCTGGTAGAACTGAATAAAGCCGCGCCAGACCCGGCGCTGACAGAGACGGCCTCGGCCATCGCACATGCGGCGATCGAGCATCTTGTCGACGGCCAGGGCGTGTTGCATGAGCCTAACGGCGCGCATACTGGCGGAGACGTGCCGCAGTTCAAAGGTATCTTCAGCCGCAATCTGATGCTGCTCAATAATGCGTTTCCCGATGATCGTTACCAG
It encodes the following:
- a CDS encoding septal ring lytic transglycosylase RlpA family protein; its protein translation is MSRSRLAYAVTLSALMLLASGCHRETPRAYRQPPPPALPSADTSNRASNAPSRNRDRDMEETPPQPYTEGRPVSSEVGLASWYGPPYAGRKGADGTVYDQNAMTAAHLTLPLGTLVRVTNLTTNQSAVVRITDRGPFVRGRIIDLSLAAAKAIGVYRVGVARVRVEAFASATPQVAGRWCVQVGAFSREKDAVKLKDQLSRRYTTAKVIEFAGPTGHWVRINPLQPDRTHANEVAESIHSADPDALPYIVRTN
- a CDS encoding glycoside hydrolase family 76 protein, whose product is MTLFRTNSIARILPAFLSACMAAQAFAAPSADNAARKHAHEAVNVLQQWYTPQSGLYRTTGWWNSANAITALANYSRMSHTKKYLPIFANTLHAAQTGHDGFPGFINDYYDDEGWWALAWIDVYDLTGKTEYLQAAGSIFDNMQKGWETETCGGGVWWSKKSKDKNAIENELFLAVAASLANRAKMPEDRQRYLSWAQKEWVWFRDSGMINGEHLVNDGLNISNPAHCTNNGKATWSYNQGVILGALVELNKAAPDPALTETASAIAHAAIEHLVDGQGVLHEPNGAHTGGDVPQFKGIFSRNLMLLNNAFPDDRYQAFARANAESIWAKDRDAANHLGFWWAGPFDLADAARQSSALDALTAAAVVGRAKHR
- a CDS encoding MFS transporter, which gives rise to MPVIAPGESDSGSGLNLPNLVEPQELLPRVPPAWVTGLAWLPFGIVVGFTITALPFLVTRMGVSLDRAAAMSATVMTPTFWAFLLNPILDVGLTRRAYCWLTALVAAACMASGLWVLSPARLGAATILLLLGELSIVLFSSALFGWQTEFVPERMRGMVGGWTNVANLGGGALGSLAIMSLASRVDARWIGLGLMGAILVGLVPALWFPSPHQSKFGLKQIFVDAMKATWQATKQKQCLVGFALFLAPASSLAAINLFSGIGKDFHASDHVVILVTGAGCAITASIGSLLGGWASHRFNRGYVYLLSGILGASFGLIVAFLPHVPANFVWLALAYNGVAGCSYAAFTSLCLQLVGHSSPVASTQLGLFSASTNGAIVFMTAMDGLGYRHFGVRGLLLTDGLMSLAAAIPLLFLVRRYLRRPSIDDVTDAVAPDAAADAAIS
- a CDS encoding radical SAM protein: MSQAKPSKFFEKSLTQVAKAGWVVFNKLNSISPNESFTPKWSDKPLLKSYQKEKPPLGWPRTTDSLCPKCIPEIRQQIVDGKLPHEILLNEKVGEIKAQIIERDNQILMVKDCPIHGHFEDVMSIDPPMMKHLEDVFPGRDIRAHNDEKLHNHGTSTVTHGRGSVLTIDLTNRCNMMCDPCFMDANQVGFVHELTWDEIKTMLDNAITIKPRRQMSVQFSGGEPTLSPYFLDAVAYARKVGYNSVQAATNGIEFAKSKEFAKAAADAGLRYAYLQFDGIGNAANSHRKVGNAFDVKLQAIHNLHEAGVDIVPVTTIVNGINNEQVGRIIEFALDNPKKINFLSFQPVSFTGRDEDISDERRAAQRYTLSHLAHDIRNQTGLGESTRDWFPISFMSTFSDWADLVHGPNHDWGQLSCGCHPNCGIGMALMIDKETKEAVPVTAFLNATQLARDVARVNDAARGKFLSIVGVSLALLRNYDPTKAPTHFKIVDLLQKFDKCFGATGRDYGKVTGDRTMADIEKRRADRWNFLFIAGMWFQDLFNYDFRRTEQCIIPYATQEGEISFCAYNTGVGWRNIIEKMHMTSTLTKWYEEHGRHEIFAGGKKVGLEKESKYDLVLNEAHVNSAANDTFDKSGIAKNAREEKIRARDAKIKQDAENAKMAKLYRKEVLGEKEVPGFISLGEIKPAAPKVETEETVAGD